The Metallosphaera hakonensis JCM 8857 = DSM 7519 genome includes the window ATCATCTGGTGATATCCTCTCTCCTCCATTATCCCTTATGACTTCTGTCACTATTCTTTCCTGCTCAGCCACAGCCTCTTCGCTTCCGTCTAACTCTATCAGGAGAATAGCCTCCACCTCTGGAATTCCAGCCTTATATCTACTCCTCTCAACAACCTTGATTGTGTTCCTATCCATCATCTCCAGAGCCGACGGTATTACGCCTCTCTTAAATATTCCAACCACAGCTTCACCAGCATCCCTCACGTTATTGAATATAGCGAAGATGTTCCTCCTTGATGCGGGCTTAGGGAAAAGCCTCAATCTGGCTCTCAGAATCGTACCTAAAGTTCCCTCTGCTCCCACGAAAATGGGAAGAGATGAGGTGATGGGCCCGTACTCTACGTCCTCCACAGAGCCGTTAGGCAATAACACCCTAACGGAGACTACACTGTTGACTGTTGGCCCATACTTAACCACGTGGACCCCACCGGAGTCGTGGGATATGTTTCCTCCAATGGAGGAGACAGTGTAACTTGAGGGATCTGGAGCGTAAAAGAGAGTAGGTGGGGCGTTCTTTGAAACCATAACGTTCGCGATTCCTGGGCCTACCTCAATCTCTAAACCCTCCTGAGAATATATCCTGTTTAGTCGAGACATTCCTACTATTACCTCACCGTTGAGAGGTACCGTAGCTCCGCTTAAGCTGGTACCTGTCCCTCTCATGATAAACTTCGCTCCCTTGTTCAGGAGTAGTCTAACGACTTTGATCACCTCCTCCTCGTTTCCAGGAAGCACCACGAATGAGGGATCCCCTTCGACTGCGGTGAAGCCGTCGTAGGCGTAGAGCTTCCTGTCGTCACCTGAGATTACCCATCTCTCTCCAACAATTGAGACTAGTTCGTCACGGAGATTCATTACCTTAAATAATTCCATGAACCTATAAAACATGATGTGGATTGATCAGCTGGAGAAGATAGCCCCAGTAAGGTCTTCAGGAGAGTCTAGACTCTTCGTTGTAGAGCCAAGAAGTGAGGAGGAGTTCAGGAACGTCGTGAATTTGATTAGATCCAACGGTCTTAAGGCTCACGTGATCGGTACAGGAGAGAACGGTATTGGAGAACCAGTTACTGCGGACGTGTACATTTCCACGAGGAGATACGTGGGAATTTCGGAAAGCTCCGATTCAGATCTATACGTCAAAGTCAAGTCTGGGACCGTTTTCCTGGATCTTTTAAAAAATCTCGAGAGAAATGGAATGTGGATACCCTTTTGGCATGAAGGGACAGTGGGTGGATTCGCATCAATTAATCGCCCGTTTCACTACAGTCTGTTTCACGGATATCCAAGGGATTGGTTGCTCGGAGCAAGGATTGTCACGGGACTGGGTGAAGTCATAAACTCAGGAAGTAGAACGCCGAAATTTTCCTCAGGATACAAGATATGGAAGGCCATGTCTGGGGCTCTTGGAAAGCTAGGAATCTACTTGGAACACATCATCAGAGTAATCCCTAAGCCAGAGGAGATCTTCGTTGCCGAGATAGCTTCGGAGAAGGTTAACGATGCTATCATGAAGGGAGCGTCTGGAATAACGGTTTTTATGGTTGAGAAGGAACTCTGGACTGCCTGGTTCATGGGTCATTCCAGGTTCATTCGTAAGGTGTCCGAGGAGTACAGGCAGGCGGAAATTCCTCAATGTGAGGGGGAGAGGATAACGTCCGTAATCAATAGTAGGGGAGAGGAAGCCGAGAGTGTGAGGAGGCTAAAAGCTAAATGTATTGTCTCATTTTATGGTACTGGATACTCTAGAGTCTACAATGGAGATGAGGTTTCTGAGTTGAGGAAACAAGGCTTCAAAGTTATAGGGGAGAAAGGATGTAGAGCCGAGTGTATCCCTCAACCTTCTCAATCGTTTCTACTTCTAAAGAGGGCCTTAGACCCTGAAGGAATATTTCTTTAGATCGTTTTACGGGGCTATCAGGCACAGTTGTGTATTTCACCCGAAAATGACGTTATCTACACATCTATATAGGGAAGCCTCTCGTTTTACTACATCCCAACCCTTTGTCTTCTTTGATAGCTTTGAGCAAATGTCTTTAACCATTTGAAACTTCCCTTACATAACTAGTCTAACATCACTAGGAAAAATCTCATAACTACTACAATATAATTATTATATTTTAAATTATTAAGATAGGCATTCCATTGATTGAGTTGCTCCAATTAAGGTCCAATAATTCTCTTTATCAAGGCTCAATAACGATTTAAGTCTTTGATTACTAAGGCATGGAAAGATTCTACACTTTAGACGGTAAAAAGTAGGGTGTTTCCTCTATAAAGAGCTTATCAAAGTAGAGTGGCATTAAATGTGAAAATGGCAAATATTTATAATCCATTGTGTCAAGTATTATCTAAAATGAGGGTATTATCATTTAAAGTTGAAAAGGGTGTAGCAGAAGAGGCACGGGGTATAGTTGAGAGGCAGAGGACCTCTCTGTCTTCCGAGATAAGGAAGGAATTAGAAAAAATAATAAGAGAAGGGGTTCAATTCGACTCCTCGATAAAGGGTGACAAGTTAGTAATCATTACAATTAAGTTGCCGGAGGATCTTTATCAAGAGATGATCTCATTCATTGCTAAAAAGGGAATTTCGCAAAGCGAAGTATTGAGAGGAGCACTTAATTTATTCATACAGAAAAATAAACCTGAAAACGTATCTATCCAACAGTGAGGTCTATGAAAGCCTAGACCTTTCAGCTGGGAATTAGGTCTCCCTTAAAGGCCTTATTTTGGGCCTGATCTCCCCTGGGAAGATTTCCTTGGGAAGATAAGCGGTGACTATCCAGTTGGGAACGTCAACTACCTGGCTCACTTTCATATCCACTGCGACACTGGTCAACATGTATGCCTCTACTGGAGTCATGAAGTCTGAAAGAATTGATATTATACCTTTAATTGCTTTCTTCGCTGCTTCCCAGAGATTCGAATCTATTCCGGGATACGCTAAATATTCCCTGAAGACATTTTCGTTCACTGAAGCAGTTTCAAATAACGGTTGAGATATCCCAGCGTTCTTATGAAGACTCACCTTGATGGAGACCTCCATGGGAGCCTCTATGGCAGTCCCGCAGACCTCTCCATCACCCTGAGCTACATGAGTGTCTCCTAAGGAGAGAAGGGCTCCTCTCACGAAAACTGGTAGGAAAAGTTTAGTTCCCTTGGTTAGATGTTTTACGTCCATATTACCCCCGTTCTCCCTGGGTGGGATTGTGCTGAACTTTCCAGGTGTTGGAAGTGCCGTCCCTATGACTCCTGGAAATGGTCTTGATGGGATCCTCACCTCTATGTCACCGAATTTAGCTGTGGCGTCGTCTCCAACTTTCCAGATCTTTAAAGCTGGACCAGCCAAATCAATCGGGGCAGTGTAGGGTTCGTTAGCCAAGAAACCGAAACCCGGTAGAACTCCTGTCCATCCCCAACCCATGGTTCTGAAATCAAGAAACTCGATCTCTAGAGCATCACCCGGCTCCGCTCCCATAACTTCTACTGGACCAGTTAGAGGATGAATCCTGGAGAAGTCCAGTTTGAGTAAATCAGAGGCTGAGGACGAGGGCGTTACTTGACCATCTGAGGCCTCGCGGGACTCTATGGTTATGGTTTCTCCTGGTTTAATGGAAATAACCGGCTTAAGGGAGTTATCCCACTTATTGTGGATTTGGTTTGCGTGGATTGTGTACATGAACTTTTTTTATCGAAGAACGAAATAAAGCTTATACATGATCAGTTTCATGCGGAGTTTGAAAGATCTCAGGTATGTTATACCGAATGTTACTATGATTACGAGCTAAAGGCCACCACATTCTGTTTCTACCTTAAGCTTCAGATATGTCCTTTTCATCTAGGAGAGAGGAGAAGTTGTTTCCCTACTGCTCTCGAGATTGACGATAATGGATAAGCAATGGTCTTTAAGTAAGCTTTCTTTTAAACAAAAACCATAAAAAAATTATTGATTTTCAATTTGTTCTTTAGTCGGCAATTCTATGTTTTTCTTAGAAGACAAAACTCCCCATGGGAAGAAAATTGCAACTGAGAGGAGAGCTACCAGGGCCGAGGCCACATAGAAATTGACCAGCGATAATGCGCCGTCGCTCCCAATATATGTCATCAAGGTGATAAAACCTATATATGCCATGTACCAGAGCGAGTTTAAGGTGTTCTGAAAGCCCTTGTAAATTGCACCGAACACCCCTACGGCAACGGTAATTAGTATAACAGAATATGGTACAGAGGGCCATCCACTCCAGAACGCAATAAGCGATGCTGAGGCGAAAGCTATTACAGATATTATGGGGCCTCCCTTTAATTTATATTGAAAACTTTTCCTAAGGGCCATCATTGCTACAGGGTTCACAGCGGATCCCAGATATCCTGCCACTACCGCATCGCTGATTAGGCTATATATTGTTGGAATAGGGGAAGTTAGAAAGGTAATAATAGCCCCTACGATTCCGAAAACTACCAGTGCCCACACCGGAATGGAGTAGGTGGAGTGAAGTTGCTTCATCAACTTGGTCACTATGCCTGTTCTTCCCATGGCGAAAAGTACCCTAGTTCCTGCTCCCAGGTAAATGTAACCTGTAACAAACGGTCCTATTATTGCAACGATTAAGGCCAATATCAGCAGAGCCGAGTTGGCTTGAGAGATGTCCACGAAGGGGTTCCCAGGAAGGGCAGTAGTGACGTTGCTCCATTCCCCAGGAGTTAAGCTGATTTTTGTCCAGTTTATCCCCCCTACGAACGCAACTGCAAATAGCACATATATCAAGGTCTGCCCTATCACTGTGAGAATGATTGCAGAGGAGAGCTTATGCCTATCCTTGGTCTCCTCGGCGTAATCTGGGATCACCCTAATTCCACCAAAGGCGAACATGGCCAGAGGTATGGCGGTGAACATTCCTGCAAGCCCGAAAGGTGTTACTCCCCCATAGCTCACGAAATTCCTCGCGGAGAAGAAAACTCCCATGACACCTAATGCCAGAGCGATGTAGAATATTAACTTCAAGGAACCGATCGAGGTGGTAGACCTACCGAAAGCCTTTACTCCAAAATAATTGAATGGGATAAACAGAAGAAGGAGCACCACTCCCACAATTCCGCCTAGAAGTGTTGGAGTCCCAGAAGGGGTGAGAAGGGACGGAAAGAAGTAAGTCAATCCTTCCACCACCGCAAGCGCCTCGATGGGAGGAATGAAGAGATACCAAACGAGATCTGACATGGCATTAATTAGATTAGTCAACTTACCGTGGGAGTAAAGGCTATACCTAGATGGACCT containing:
- a CDS encoding FAD-binding oxidoreductase, which encodes MELFKVMNLRDELVSIVGERWVISGDDRKLYAYDGFTAVEGDPSFVVLPGNEEEVIKVVRLLLNKGAKFIMRGTGTSLSGATVPLNGEVIVGMSRLNRIYSQEGLEIEVGPGIANVMVSKNAPPTLFYAPDPSSYTVSSIGGNISHDSGGVHVVKYGPTVNSVVSVRVLLPNGSVEDVEYGPITSSLPIFVGAEGTLGTILRARLRLFPKPASRRNIFAIFNNVRDAGEAVVGIFKRGVIPSALEMMDRNTIKVVERSRYKAGIPEVEAILLIELDGSEEAVAEQERIVTEVIRDNGGERISPDDGGTKLWNARKGAFPAMGVVAPAYLTLDCNVPRKALPDVLTGIEDIARRKNVFVANVFHAGDGNLHPLIPYEPHNPQSLKQALEASSEIMMLALKMGGVPSGEHGIGIEKLKYMNVYYGDEELAVFRRIKNVFDPSNLLNPCKLLGGCQPTSDITRWMWEWD
- a CDS encoding acetamidase/formamidase family protein, translated to MYTIHANQIHNKWDNSLKPVISIKPGETITIESREASDGQVTPSSSASDLLKLDFSRIHPLTGPVEVMGAEPGDALEIEFLDFRTMGWGWTGVLPGFGFLANEPYTAPIDLAGPALKIWKVGDDATAKFGDIEVRIPSRPFPGVIGTALPTPGKFSTIPPRENGGNMDVKHLTKGTKLFLPVFVRGALLSLGDTHVAQGDGEVCGTAIEAPMEVSIKVSLHKNAGISQPLFETASVNENVFREYLAYPGIDSNLWEAAKKAIKGIISILSDFMTPVEAYMLTSVAVDMKVSQVVDVPNWIVTAYLPKEIFPGEIRPKIRPLRET
- a CDS encoding ribbon-helix-helix domain-containing protein; translation: MANIYNPLCQVLSKMRVLSFKVEKGVAEEARGIVERQRTSLSSEIRKELEKIIREGVQFDSSIKGDKLVIITIKLPEDLYQEMISFIAKKGISQSEVLRGALNLFIQKNKPENVSIQQ
- a CDS encoding FAD-binding oxidoreductase, translating into MMWIDQLEKIAPVRSSGESRLFVVEPRSEEEFRNVVNLIRSNGLKAHVIGTGENGIGEPVTADVYISTRRYVGISESSDSDLYVKVKSGTVFLDLLKNLERNGMWIPFWHEGTVGGFASINRPFHYSLFHGYPRDWLLGARIVTGLGEVINSGSRTPKFSSGYKIWKAMSGALGKLGIYLEHIIRVIPKPEEIFVAEIASEKVNDAIMKGASGITVFMVEKELWTAWFMGHSRFIRKVSEEYRQAEIPQCEGERITSVINSRGEEAESVRRLKAKCIVSFYGTGYSRVYNGDEVSELRKQGFKVIGEKGCRAECIPQPSQSFLLLKRALDPEGIFL
- a CDS encoding APC family permease — translated: MPLKKELSYLDLIILGISGAVGTGALFSTAGMTADAGPAAVLAWILGGIFYLFIGLTYSEISMNLPEAGGPSRYSLYSHGKLTNLINAMSDLVWYLFIPPIEALAVVEGLTYFFPSLLTPSGTPTLLGGIVGVVLLLLFIPFNYFGVKAFGRSTTSIGSLKLIFYIALALGVMGVFFSARNFVSYGGVTPFGLAGMFTAIPLAMFAFGGIRVIPDYAEETKDRHKLSSAIILTVIGQTLIYVLFAVAFVGGINWTKISLTPGEWSNVTTALPGNPFVDISQANSALLILALIVAIIGPFVTGYIYLGAGTRVLFAMGRTGIVTKLMKQLHSTYSIPVWALVVFGIVGAIITFLTSPIPTIYSLISDAVVAGYLGSAVNPVAMMALRKSFQYKLKGGPIISVIAFASASLIAFWSGWPSVPYSVILITVAVGVFGAIYKGFQNTLNSLWYMAYIGFITLMTYIGSDGALSLVNFYVASALVALLSVAIFFPWGVLSSKKNIELPTKEQIENQ